TCGGCCAGCTGGGCCATCTTCTTGGGCTTACGGGCCTCGAACAGCTCCTCCACTCGGGGCAGACCCTGAGTGATGTCGCCGCCGGCCACGCCGCCGGTGTGGAAGGTACGCATGGTCAGCTGGGTTCCGGGCTCGCCGATGGACTGTGCGGCGATGATGCCTACCGCCTCGCCGGCGCCTACAGGCTCACCGATGGCCAGGTTGATGCCGTAGCACCTGGCGCACACGCCGCTGCGTGCCTCACAGGTGAGGACGGAGCGGATCTTGGCGGAGTGGATGCCGTGGGCCTCCAGCACCTTGGCGTCCTCATTGCGGAGCATGGTGTCCCGGCTGAACAGGAGCTCGCCGGTGGCGGGGTCCACGATGTCCTCGGCGGGGTAGCGGCCGTGGAGGCGCTCGGCAAAGGTCTCGATGACCTGGCCGTACTCCTCGATCTCGCTGACCTCGATGCCGTCCCGGGTGCCGCAGTCCTCCTCCCGGATGATGACCTCCTGGGACACGTCCACCAGACGGCGGGTCAGGTAACCCGAGTCAGCGGTACGCAGGGCGGTGTCGGCCATGCCCTTTCGGGCGCCTCGGGAGGAGATGAAGTACTCCAGCACGCTGAGGCCCTCACGGAAGTTTGCCTTGATGGGGATCTCGATGGTGCGGCCGGAGGTGTCGGCCATCAGGCCGCGCATGCCGGCCAGCTGACGGATCTGGGCCATGGAGCCGCGGGCGCCGGAGTCGGCCATCATGAAGATGGGGTTGTAGCGGTCCATGGACTCCCGCAGGGCGTCGGTCACGTCGTTGGTGGTCTTCTCCCACGCCTGGACGGACAGGCGGTAGCGCTCGTCGTTGGTGATCAGGCCGCGGCGGTACTGCCGGTCGATCTTGATGATCTCCTTCTCCGTCTGGCCGATGAGCTCATACTTCTTGGCGGGCACAGTCATGTCCGCAATGGCCACGGTCAGGGAGCCCACGGTGGAGTAGTGGTAGCCCAGGTCCTTGATGGCGTCCAGCACGCCGGCGGATACAGTAAAGCCGTGCTTGGTGATGCACTTGTCGATGATCTTGCCCAGCTGCTTCTTGCCCACCACGAAGTTGATCTCCGGGTCGAACATGGTCTCTGGATCGGAGCGGTCCACGAAGCCCAGGTCCTGGGGAATGGCGTCGTTATAGATCAGGCGGCCCACCGTGGTCTCCACCAGCTTGTAGCGCATCACGCCGTCCACCTCCCGGTAGAGGCGGACCTTGATGGGCGAGTGGAGCGTGACGATCTTGGCGTCATAGGCCAGCAGGGCCTCATCCTTGTCGGCAAAGATATGGCCGGTGCCCTCCTCCTCCCGGCTGTAGGTCAGGTAGTAGGAGCCCAGGATCATATCCTGGGTCGGGATGGTGACTGGGCCGCCGTCCTGGGGCCGCAGCAGGTTGTTGGCGGAGAGCATCAGGATGCGGGCCTCGGTCTGGGCCTCGGCGGACAGGGGGACGTGGACGGCCATCTGGTCGCCGTCGAAGTCGGCGTTGAAGGCGGTACACACCAGGGGATGAAGCTTGATGGCACGGCCTTCCACCAGCACCGGCTCGAAGGCCTGGATGCCCAGGCGATGCAGCGTGGGCGCGCGGTTGAGCATCACCGGGTGGTCCTTGATGACGAACTCCAGGGCGTCCCACACGGCGGGAGCCCCCTTGTCCACCATCTTCTTGGCGGATTTGATGTTGTTGGCCAGACCATCCTCCACCAGTTTCTTCATCACGAAGGGGCGGAACAGCTCAATGGCCATCTCCTTGGGCAGGCCGCACTGGTAGATCTTCAGGCTGGGGCCGACCACGATAACACTTCGGCCGGAGTAGTCCACGCGCTTGCCCAGCAGGTTCTGGCGGAAGCGGCCCTGCTTGCCCTTGAGCATGTCGGACAGGGACTTGAGGGCCCGGTTGTTGGCGCCGGTGACGGCGCGGCCCCGGCGGCCGTTGTCGATGAGGGCGTCCACCGCCTCCTGGAGCATCCGCTTCTCATTGCGTACAATGATGTCCGGGGCGTTGAGCTGGATCAGCCGCTTGAGGCGGTTGTTGCGGTTGATGACCCGGCGGTACAGGTCATTCAGGTCAGAGGAGGCGAACCGGCCGCCGTCCAGCTGGACCATGGGGCGGATCTCCGGGGGGATGACGGGCAGCACATCGATGATCATCCACTCGGGCTTGTTGCCAGAGAGGCGGAAAGCGTCCACCACCTCCAGGCGCTTGACGATCCGGGCTTTCTTTTGTCCGGAGGCGTCCTTCAGCTCGCTGCGCAGCTGCTGGGAGAGCTGCTCCAGGTCGATCTGCTGGAGCAGCTTTTTGACCGCCTCGGCACCCATGCCGGCGTCGAAGTCGTCCTCATACTTCTCCCGCATGTCCCGGTACTCCTTCTCGGAGAGGATCTGGTTCTTGGCCAGGGGGGAGAAGCCAGGATCAGTGACGATATAGGCGGCGAAATACAGCACCTTCTCCAGGATGCGGGGGCTGATGTCCAGCAGCAGGCCCATCCGGGAGGGGATACCCTTGAAGTACCAGATGTGGGAGACCGGGGCGGCCAGCTCGATGTGGCCCATGCGCTCCCGGCGCACCTTGGCCCGGGTGACCTCCACGCCGCAGCGGTCGCAGATCTTGCCCTTGTAGCGGATCTTCTTGTACTTGCCGCAGTGGCACTCCCAGTCCTTGGTGGGGCCAAAGATGCGCTCGCAGAACAGGCCGTCCCGCTCCGGCTTCAGGGTGCGGTAGTTGATGGTCTCCGGCTTTTTGACCTCGCCGTAAGACCACTCGCGGATCTGCTCAGGGGAGGCGATGCCAATCTGAATGGCGTCAAACTCCGTATAACTCATCGTTCAATCTCCTCCCTTTTCTCTCAAAAATCCTCGTCGGAGAAGTCCTCTCCGTCCATGGAATCGTTCGTGCTCTCTCCCACTTCCAGGTCATCGTCGTCGCTCTCCCCCTTCAGGGTGTAGCCGGCGGCGGAGAAGTCGGAGTCCTCCGCGGAGAAATAGAAATCGTCGTCGTCATCGCGGCGGCCGGGCTGGTAGGCGTCCTCGTCGTCGTCCTTCAGCTCGATCTCGTTGCCCTGCGCATCCAGCACTTTCATGTCCAGGCACAGGGACTGGAGCTCCTTGATGAGCACCTTGAAGGATTCGGGCACGCCGGGCCGGGGCACGTTGTGGCCCTTGACGATGGCCTCATAGGTCTTGACACGGCCGGTGACGTCGTCGGACTTCACCGTCAGGATCTCCTGGAGGGTATAGGCGGCGCCGTAGGCCTCCAGGGCCCACACCTCCATCTCGCCGAAGCGCTGGCCGCCGAACTGGGCCTTGCCGCCCAGAGGCTGCTGAGTGACCAGAGAATAGGGGCCGGTGGAGCGGGCGTGGATCTTGTCGTCCACCAGGTGGTGCAGCTTCAGGAAGTAGACGTAGCCCACAGTGACCGGGTTGTCGAACCGCTCGCCGGTGCGGCCGTCGTACAGCCAGTTCTTGCCGTCCACCAGACGCAGCTGGCCGGCCTTCTGCCACTCCCGGACCTGGACGTTGTCCGCCATCTCCTCCGGAGTGAGGGCCCGCAGCTCGCCGCCCTCCTCCTGGGGTGCCAGATAGAGCTGCTTGCCGATCAGGGGCTCGTCATAGCCCACCTCCCGGGCCAGGCCGGCCATCTTCAGGCACTCCTGGATGTCCTGCTCGTTGGCGCCGTTGAAGATGGGGGTGGCCACCTTCCAGCCCAGGGCCTTGGCGGCGTAGCCCAGATGGACCTCCAGCACCTGACCGATGTTCATACGGGAGGGCACGCCCAGAGGGTTGAGCACGATATCCAGGGGGGTGCCGTCGGGCAGGAAGGGCATATCTTCCTGGGGCAGGATGCGGGAGACCACGCCCTTGTTGCCGTGGCGGCCGGCCATCTTATCACCCACAGAGATCTTGCGCTTCTGAGCGATGTAGACCCGGACCACCTCGTTGACGCCGGGAGAGAGCTCGTCACCTGCCTCCCGGGTGAAGACCTTGACATCCACGATGATGCCGCTCTCTCCGTGGGGCACCTTCAGGGAGGTATCCCGGACCTCCCGGGCCTTCTCGCCGAAGATGGCCCGGAGCAGGCGCTCCTCGGCGGTCAGGTCGGTCTCGCCCTTGGGGGTGACCTTGCCCACCAGGATATCGCCGGAACGCACCTCGGCGCCCACCCGGATGATGCCCCGCTCGTCCAGGTCCTTCAGGGCGTCCTCGCCCACATTGGGGATGTCCCTGGTGATCTCCTCGGGGCCCAGCTTGGTATCCCGGGACTCGGTCTCATACTCCTCGATATGGATGGAGGTGAACACATCCTCCTTCACCATGCGCTCGTTGAGCAGCACGGCGTCCTCGTAGTTGTAGCCCTCCCAGGTCATGAAGCCCATGAGGATGTTCCGGCCCAGGGCGATCTCGCCCCGGTCGGTGGAGGGGCCGTCGGCCAGTACGTCCTGATAGTCTACCCGCTGGCCTGCATTGACAATGGGCCGCTGGTTGATGCAGGTGGTGTGGTTGGAGCGCAGATATTTGGTCAGGCGGTACTCCTTGGTCTCGCCGCTGTCATATCTTACAGTGATATACCGGGCGGACACCTTGGTGACCACGCCGGGCCCCTCCGCCAGGATGGCCACCTCGGAGTCGATGCAGTTCTTATGCTCCTGGCCGGTAGCCACGATGGGTGCCTCGGGCCGGAGCAGGGGCACAGCCTGGCGCTGCATGTTGGCGCCCATCAGGGCGCGGTTGGCGTCGTCATTCTGGAGGAAGGGGATCATGGCGGTAGCCACGGAGACCATCATCTTGGGGGATACGTCCACGTAGTCCACGCTGTTGCGGTCCACGGAAATGATCTCGTTGCGGTGGCGGCAGGTGATGCGCTCGTTGACGAAGCAGCCGTTCTCATCCACCGGCTCGTTGGCCTGGCCGACGGTGTACTCATCCTCCACGTCGGCGGTCATGTACTCGATCTCGTCGGTGACCCTGCCGGTGGCCTTATCCACCTTGCGGTAGGGGGTCTCGATGAAGCCGAACCGGTTCACCCGGGCGTAGGAGGCCAGATAGGAGATCAGGCCGATGTTGGGACCTTCGGGGGTCTCGATGGGGCACAGGCGGCCGTAGTGACTGTAATGGACGTCGCGCACATCGAAGGAGGCCCGGTCACGGGACAAGCCGCCGGGGCCCAGGGCAGACAGACGGCGCTTGTGGGTCAGCTCGGCCAGGGGGTTGGTCTGGTCCATGAACTGGGACAGAGGGCTGGACCCGAAGAACTCCTTGATGGCAGCGGTGACAGGGCGGATATTGATCAGGCTCTGGGGGGTAACCACGTCCAAGTCCTGAATGGTCATGCGTTCCCGGATGACCCGCTCCATACGGCTGAAGCCGATGCGGAACTGGTTCTGGATCAGCTCGCCCACGCAGCGCAGGCGTCGGTTGCCCAGGTGGTCAATGTCATCGGGGGTGCCCACGTTGTGGGCCAGGCCGTTGAGATAGTTGATGGAGGCCATGATGTCCGCCACGGTGATGTGCTTGGGCACCAGGTCGTCCACGTGGTCGGCCACCGCCTCCTTCAGCTCCTCGCCGGAGTACTGCTCCAGGAGCTGGCACAGCACGGGGAAGGACACCTTCTCGGTGATGCCGCACTCCTCCGGGTCAAAGTCCACGAAGTTCTTCATATCCACCATGTTGTTGGCGAACACTTTCACCAGCTTGCCGTCCACATCCAGGACAGCCTCATTGACCCCTCGGTCCTCCAGCTCCCGGGCCCGCTCCCTGGTCAGGTTCTCCCCGGCCTCGGCGATGATCTCACCGGTACGGGGGTCGGCCACGGGCATGGCCAGGGTGTGGCCGGACAGGCGGCTGCCCATAGCCATCTTCTTGTTGAACTTATAGCGGCCCACCGCGGACAGGTCGTAGCGGCGGGGATCAAAGAACAGGCCGTTGAGCAGGCTCTCAGCGGAGTCCACCGTGGGAGGCTCGCCGGGACGCAGCTTACGGTAGATCTCCAGCAGGGCCTCCTCATAGTTCTTGCAGGTATCCTTCTCCAGGGTAGACTGGATGCGCTCGTCCTCACCGAACATCTCGATGATCTCGGCGTCGGTCTTGGGTCCGATGGCCCGGATCAGGCAGGTGATAGGCAGTTTGCGGTTCTTGTCGATGCGCACATAGAACACGTCGGACAGGTCGGTCTCATACTCCAGCCAGGCTCCCCGATAGGGAATGACGGTGGTGGCGAAAGTCAGGTTGTCCGCCTTGTCCGCAGTGCGGGTATAGTACATGCCGGGGGAACGGACGATCTGGGAGACGATGACCCGCTCAGCGCCGTTGATGACGAAGGTGCC
The sequence above is a segment of the Lawsonibacter asaccharolyticus genome. Coding sequences within it:
- a CDS encoding DNA-directed RNA polymerase beta' subunit; amino-acid sequence: MSYTEFDAIQIGIASPEQIREWSYGEVKKPETINYRTLKPERDGLFCERIFGPTKDWECHCGKYKKIRYKGKICDRCGVEVTRAKVRRERMGHIELAAPVSHIWYFKGIPSRMGLLLDISPRILEKVLYFAAYIVTDPGFSPLAKNQILSEKEYRDMREKYEDDFDAGMGAEAVKKLLQQIDLEQLSQQLRSELKDASGQKKARIVKRLEVVDAFRLSGNKPEWMIIDVLPVIPPEIRPMVQLDGGRFASSDLNDLYRRVINRNNRLKRLIQLNAPDIIVRNEKRMLQEAVDALIDNGRRGRAVTGANNRALKSLSDMLKGKQGRFRQNLLGKRVDYSGRSVIVVGPSLKIYQCGLPKEMAIELFRPFVMKKLVEDGLANNIKSAKKMVDKGAPAVWDALEFVIKDHPVMLNRAPTLHRLGIQAFEPVLVEGRAIKLHPLVCTAFNADFDGDQMAVHVPLSAEAQTEARILMLSANNLLRPQDGGPVTIPTQDMILGSYYLTYSREEEGTGHIFADKDEALLAYDAKIVTLHSPIKVRLYREVDGVMRYKLVETTVGRLIYNDAIPQDLGFVDRSDPETMFDPEINFVVGKKQLGKIIDKCITKHGFTVSAGVLDAIKDLGYHYSTVGSLTVAIADMTVPAKKYELIGQTEKEIIKIDRQYRRGLITNDERYRLSVQAWEKTTNDVTDALRESMDRYNPIFMMADSGARGSMAQIRQLAGMRGLMADTSGRTIEIPIKANFREGLSVLEYFISSRGARKGMADTALRTADSGYLTRRLVDVSQEVIIREEDCGTRDGIEVSEIEEYGQVIETFAERLHGRYPAEDIVDPATGELLFSRDTMLRNEDAKVLEAHGIHSAKIRSVLTCEARSGVCARCYGINLAIGEPVGAGEAVGIIAAQSIGEPGTQLTMRTFHTGGVAGGDITQGLPRVEELFEARKPKKMAQLAEISGRVSIEETKRNIMCNVTITADDGEVVTYALPYAAGLRIKDGDVVAKGDQLTEGALSPHEVLRIRGLSACHNYLIREVQKVYRQQGVDTNDKHIEVIIRQMMRKVRVEDAGDSDLLSGATIDIIEFWDAEKAVRTRMEAGEKNEMGEDLRLPTCTRLLMGITKASLATDSFLSAASFQETTKVLTEAAIKGKVDHLLGLKENVIIGKLIPAGSGLAQYRKDDPIDENGNLITAGTAGAVEAEPLEEPEEEGFFAEEEPEVEAAADTQEDSGTLV
- a CDS encoding DNA-directed RNA polymerase beta chain, with the translated sequence MTVKDVYYGKTLRKSFARYQEILEMPNLLEIQKKSYQWFLDVGLREVFRDVAAITDYAGNLELSFIDYSMDEKPKYDVEECKARDCTYAAPIKVRVRLRNKETEEIKEQEIFMGDFPIMTNSGTFVINGAERVIVSQIVRSPGMYYTRTADKADNLTFATTVIPYRGAWLEYETDLSDVFYVRIDKNRKLPITCLIRAIGPKTDAEIIEMFGEDERIQSTLEKDTCKNYEEALLEIYRKLRPGEPPTVDSAESLLNGLFFDPRRYDLSAVGRYKFNKKMAMGSRLSGHTLAMPVADPRTGEIIAEAGENLTRERARELEDRGVNEAVLDVDGKLVKVFANNMVDMKNFVDFDPEECGITEKVSFPVLCQLLEQYSGEELKEAVADHVDDLVPKHITVADIMASINYLNGLAHNVGTPDDIDHLGNRRLRCVGELIQNQFRIGFSRMERVIRERMTIQDLDVVTPQSLINIRPVTAAIKEFFGSSPLSQFMDQTNPLAELTHKRRLSALGPGGLSRDRASFDVRDVHYSHYGRLCPIETPEGPNIGLISYLASYARVNRFGFIETPYRKVDKATGRVTDEIEYMTADVEDEYTVGQANEPVDENGCFVNERITCRHRNEIISVDRNSVDYVDVSPKMMVSVATAMIPFLQNDDANRALMGANMQRQAVPLLRPEAPIVATGQEHKNCIDSEVAILAEGPGVVTKVSARYITVRYDSGETKEYRLTKYLRSNHTTCINQRPIVNAGQRVDYQDVLADGPSTDRGEIALGRNILMGFMTWEGYNYEDAVLLNERMVKEDVFTSIHIEEYETESRDTKLGPEEITRDIPNVGEDALKDLDERGIIRVGAEVRSGDILVGKVTPKGETDLTAEERLLRAIFGEKAREVRDTSLKVPHGESGIIVDVKVFTREAGDELSPGVNEVVRVYIAQKRKISVGDKMAGRHGNKGVVSRILPQEDMPFLPDGTPLDIVLNPLGVPSRMNIGQVLEVHLGYAAKALGWKVATPIFNGANEQDIQECLKMAGLAREVGYDEPLIGKQLYLAPQEEGGELRALTPEEMADNVQVREWQKAGQLRLVDGKNWLYDGRTGERFDNPVTVGYVYFLKLHHLVDDKIHARSTGPYSLVTQQPLGGKAQFGGQRFGEMEVWALEAYGAAYTLQEILTVKSDDVTGRVKTYEAIVKGHNVPRPGVPESFKVLIKELQSLCLDMKVLDAQGNEIELKDDDEDAYQPGRRDDDDDFYFSAEDSDFSAAGYTLKGESDDDDLEVGESTNDSMDGEDFSDEDF